The Methylomusa anaerophila genome has a segment encoding these proteins:
- a CDS encoding RrF2 family transcriptional regulator, with translation MKLSTKGRYGVAAMYDLALHYGRGPISLKSVAQRQGISEHYLEQLMGTLRNAGYVKSVRGAQGGYSLTKNPADISVGDIVRIMEGPIVPVDCLLTDAVGNTYCKRANICVTRDVWAKVRDSINSVLNSISLADLCKQDKGQGDE, from the coding sequence GTGAAATTATCGACAAAAGGACGATATGGCGTTGCAGCTATGTATGATTTGGCATTGCACTATGGACGAGGTCCAATCTCTTTAAAAAGTGTGGCCCAACGTCAAGGAATTTCTGAACATTATTTGGAACAGTTAATGGGAACACTACGTAACGCCGGCTATGTAAAGAGTGTTCGCGGAGCGCAAGGAGGGTATTCGTTAACCAAGAATCCAGCTGATATTTCTGTTGGTGACATTGTCCGCATCATGGAAGGTCCTATTGTTCCAGTAGATTGTTTACTTACCGATGCGGTTGGGAATACCTACTGTAAGCGGGCAAATATCTGCGTTACGCGTGATGTTTGGGCCAAGGTGCGGGATAGTATCAACAGCGTTCTGAATTCAATATCTCTCGCTGATTTGTGCAAACAAGACAAAGGACAAGGAGATGAGTAA